Sequence from the Stenotrophomonas sp. 364 genome:
GGGATGGACAGCACGGCCTTGGGCAGGATCAGGCCGTAGGCCACCACCACCATCAGGTCCGGTTGCAGGTCGCGCAGCTGCTGCTGGGCTTCGGGGGTCTTGAGGTGCTCGGGCTGGAACACCGGGATGCCACGCGCGATCGCCTCCAGCTTCACCGGCGACGGCATCAGCCCGCGCCCACGCCCGGCCGGGCGGTCCGGCTGGGTGTACACGGCCACCACTTCATGGTGGCGCGCGGCGGCGCGCAGCGAGGACACGGCGAACTCCGGCGTACCGGCAAAGACAATCTTCATGGCTACCCCACTTGCAGAAAGAAAAACGGCGCCGGTGGCCGGCGCCGCACAACCAGGCCCGGCCCGCGGTCAGCCCGCGCGGCCCGGCCCTTGGGCATCTCAGGCAACGTGCTTGCGCGCCTTGGCCAGCTTCTTGCGCACCATCTCGCGCTTCAGCGGGGACAGGTAATCGATGAACAGCTTGCCGTCCAGGTGGTCCATTTCGTGCTGGATGCACACCGCCAGCACACCGTCGGTGGTCAGTTCCTGCGGCTGGCCCTGGCGGTCCAGGAAGCGCACGGTGATCTGGTTGGCACGGGTGACGTCGGCAAAGATGCCCGGTACCGACAGGCAGCCTTCCTGGTAGACCTGGCCGCCCTCGTTGGCGACGATCTCCGGGTTGATGAACACCCGCGGGGTGTCCTTCTCTTCACTGACGTCGATCACCATGAAGCGCTTGTGCACGTCCACCTGGCTGGCCGCCAGGCCGATGCCCGGGGCCTCGTACATGGTGTGGAACATGTCGTCGATCAGTTCCTGGAAGGCCGGCGTGGTGACGTCGGCGGCGGCGATCAACGCGGCCTTGGTGCGCAGGCGCGGATCGGGAAACTCAAGAATGGGCAGGATGGCCATGGCAAATACCGGTAGGGGGCGCCGGTCAAAGCGGCGTACGTCGCAATTCTATCGCCAACGCTTGCCCTGCGCCCCGGTTTCTGGACTATAGTGCGGCAACCTGTTGGGGAATCAGGCACCACCTATGTTTGAACGTACTCGTACGGTCGTCGCCGTGGCGATGTTGACCGTTGCCACCTATGCTACCGCCGTTGAAGTGAATGGCGGGCACCCGGATACCTACGTCGTCCGCAAGGGCGATACCTTGTGGGACATTTCCGCGCGCTTCCTCAAAAAGCCGTGGCTGTGGCCGGAAATCTGGCAGGCCAATCCGCAGGTCAAGAACCCGCACCTGATCTACCCGGGTGACGTGCTGAGCCTGGCCTACCTGGACCGCGTCGTGGCCCAGCCCGGCCCGCGCCGGGAAGCGCCCATCACCGGCATTCCACTGGACCAGGTCGAACCCTTCCTGAAGCAGCTGAGCGTGGTCGACGACGTCAAGTCGCTGCCGTTCGTGGCCGGCCTGGAAGACGACCGCCTGCGCGCCACCAGCGGCCAGGTTGCCTATGTGCGCGGGCTGGAGGGGGCGGCAGTGGGCCAGCGCTGGTCCGTGGTCCGCCCGACCGTGCGCTACGCCCTGCCCAAGCCCACCGAGGATCTCACCGCCAATGGTGACGTCACCCCCGGCAGCGGCAACCTCTGGAAGGACTTCTTCGTCCCCAGCAAGCGCAACCAGACGCTCGGCTACGAACTGGCCCAGGTCAACGTCGGCACCGTCACCAAGGTGGCGTCCGGCAAGGTGGATGTGACCACCATCGCCCTGCAGACCCAGGTCGGCGGGCGTGAAGTCAGGATCGGCGACCGCCTGGTGCCGGTGGAGGCAAACCCGTACGACCTGCAGTTCTTCCCGCACGTGCCGGCAGCCCAGACCGAAGGCCTGGACATCCGCGTGCTCGCGGTGGCCGACATGTTCCTGTCGGGTGGCCCGCGCGACATCGTGGCGATCTCCGCCGGCAGTGCGGACGGCATCGACAACGGCACCGTGGTGTCGCTGTGGCGCCAGGGCCGCCACGTGGCCAACCGGATGAAGTACCCCGGTTCGTCGCGGATGGACGATTCGCTCAGCGACGGTGCCGGCCGCATCACCCTGCCCGACGAATATGCCGCCCATGCGATGGTGTTCCGCACCTACGACAAGGTCAGCTATGCGCTGGTGATGGAGGGGGTCAAGCCGGTGCTGGTCGGGTACGCGGCGAAGCATCCTGACGCTCAGTAAACGCAAAACCCTACGCACTACTCCGACGGCGCCCCAGGGCGCCGTTGTTGTATGCGGCCTAGCCTTGGCAGATGTGCGAAACCCTCCTGCCTGACACCCGCGACGCCCTGCTCCGCCTGGTCCTGGCCGGCGGCCCCCTGCCGCCGCGGCGGCACCTCCTGCAGACCCACGCCGATCCCGCCCTTGCGCTGCGTGCCGGGCCATCGAGCTGGCGGGCCAGTGGCTGCACCGCCGAACAGTGCGCGCGGCTGGCCCACCCCGACCCGGCCGCACTGGCACGGGCCCACCACTGGGCGTCGCAACCCGGCCACCACCTGCTGCCGATCCACAGCGACGACTACCCGGTGCTGCTGCGCCACCATCCCCAGGCCCCGTTGGTGCTGTTCGTGCAGGGCGACCCGGCCATGCTCTGGCATCCCGGGGTTGCCGTGGTGGGCAGTCGCACACCGTCGCCCAGCGGCGCGGAGCTGGCGGCCGAATTCGCCGCCGCGTTCGCGCGCAGCGGGTTGTCGGTGGTCAGCGGGCTGGCCGCTGGGGTGGATGGGCGCGCCCATGACGCGGCGTTGCGGGTGCCGGGCGGCGTGACGGTGGCGGTGGTGGCCACCGGCCTGGACCAGACCTACCCGCCACGCCATGCCACCCTGCAGGCGCGGATCGCCCAGGGCGGTGCCGTGGTCAGCGAGTACCCGCCCGGCACCGCGCCCAAGGCCGGCCAGTTCCCCGCGCGCAACCGGCTGATCGCCGGGCTCAGCCTGGGCACGGTGGTAATCGAAGCGGCGCTGCGGTCCGGGGCGCTGATCACCGCCCGGCTGGCGGCCGAGGCCGGGCGTGAGGTCTTCGCCCTGCCCGGTTCGGTGCGCAACCCGCGGGCGCGCGGCTGCCACCGGCTGATCCGCGAGGGCGTGATGCTGGTGGAGCACCCCGACGAAGTGATCGCCGGGCTGACCGCACTGGCCGGCACTCTGGGCCAGGCCTTGCGAAGCCGTCTGGATGCCCCCACTGAACAGGCACGACCGGCGCCTCGGCGCGCCCCCTCCTTCCCCGACCCGAACTACCAGCGCTTGTGGCAGGCACTGGATGACAACCCAACGGGTATGGATTCACTGATCCAGCGCAGCGGATTGACGACGGCCCAGCTGTCGGCCATGCTGCTGGTCATGGAACTGGAAGGAAAGGTGGTTGCCGCCTATGGCCGCTACTGTCGAAAACCCTAGTTTCTTCACCTCCACAGCGTCGTTGACGCAGGCCGAGGGGCAATGAAAGAGAGCATTCTGGATGTCCTGCTGTACCTGTTCGAACATTATTTCAGCGAGGACCCGGACCTCGTCCGTGACCGCGACACCCTCCAGAACAGCCTGATACAGGCCGGCTTCAGCCCCACCGAAATCAAGAAAGCGTTCGACTGGCTCGATGCCCTCGCCGACCAGCGCCCGGCCGTGAACGTGGCCCGGGTCGATGGCCCGGTGCGCATTTACCACGGTCCGGAACTGGACAAGCTGGACGTTGAAGGCCGCGGCTTCCTGATGTTCCTGGAGCAGCACGGCATCCTGGACGCCAACCAGCGCGAGCTGGTGCTGGACCGCGCCATGGCCCTGGACCAGGACGAGCTGGATCTGGACGACCTGAAGTGGGTGGTGCTGATGGTGCTGTTCAACCAGCCCGGGTCCGAGGCCGCGTATGCCTGGATGGAAACGCAGATGTTCATAGACGAACCGGAACCGCTTCACTGACCGTACACTGGGTGCCTTGCGCATTCAGGAGCGTGCCGTGGGCCAGTGGTTCTATGCAGAAGGAAATCGCCAGCAGCGCGGGCCGCTGGCGTCCGATGAGCTGATCGCGCTGTACCAGTCCAGCCGCATTGCGGCCGATACGCTGGTCTGGCGCGATGGCATGGCGCAGTGGCAACCGCTGCGCGAGGTGGCCGACGAGATCGGCCTGGTGCTGGCAACGCCGGCGCCGGCGGCCGGCACGCCTGCTGAAACCGACACCCCCCACGTTGCGCTGCCGCCGCAGATTCCCGCGGACAGCCCGCCGCCCGGCCCGGTGCCCGCCGGGCCCTTCCCGCCGGTAACGTCCACCGCAGCGCCTTCGATGGACGCGGCACCACCGCGCCGGGGCCTGTCCGGCTGCGCGATCGCCGGCATCGTGGCCGGCATCTGCGGGCTGGTGCTGGTAGCGGTCATCGGTATCCTCGCCGCGATCGCCCTGCCCGCCTACCAGGACTATGTGCTGCGCGCCAAGACCGCGCAGGCCATCACCGCGCTCGACCCGATCAAGGTGCAGGTCAGCGAGTTCGTGCAGACCCACGGGCGCTGCCCGGTCAACGACGACGAGGGCTTCCAGCCGGCCGAAAGCTATGCCAGCGATGACCTGTCGGCGGTGCGGATCGGCCGCTTCGACAACAGCCACTGCGGCATCGAGGCCGAGCTGACGGTGCCCGCCAAGGCGGCCCTGGACGGCAAGCTGCTGTGGCTGGATTACGACCCGGAACTGCACCAGTGGGAATGCACCGGCGAGCCGGATGACAAGTACCTGCCGCAGCACTGCCGCGGCTGACAACGGACGCATGTCCATGGATGAACCCAAAGGGGATTGAAGCAATGACTGAGTGGTATTTCGCCGATGGCCAGGAGCGCCAGGGCCCGTTGACCGCCGACGAGATGCGCCTGCGTTTCCAGCGCGCGCAGATCAGCCTGACCACGCTGGTCTGGCGTGAGGGCTTTGCGCAGTGGAAGCCGTTGTCCGAGGCGGTCGACGAACTGCAGCTGCAGAACCTGAGCAGCGCCGCAGAGAACCTGGGCAGCGGCTTCGACCTGCGCGGCGACTACACGGCCATCGACAACGGCACCGCACCGCTGCCGGGCACCGGTGGCGGCACCTATTCGCCGTACACCGCGCCGGCAGCAGGCAGCGGCCTTGCGGGCACGGGCGTGGTCAGCGGCGGCCATGTGGTCTATGCCGGCTTCTGGAAGCGCTACGCCAGCTACTTCATCGACTCGCTGGTGGTCAGCGTGGTCAACATCCCGATCAGCCTGATCTTCAATGGCATCGGCGCGGTCTCGGGCAACGAGTCGCTGGCGCTGGTGATGAGCCTGGTGGCGATGCTGGCCGGCCTGGCCCTGGGCGTGGCCTACTACGCCGGCTTCCATGCCTCGGCCGGCGGCGCCACGCTGGGCAAGATGGCGGTGGGCATCAAGGTGGTCCGCGGCAACGGCGAACGGCTCACCCTGGGCCGCGGCATCGGGCGCTACTTCGGCTTCCTGCTGAGCAGCCTGACCCTGATGATCGGTTTCATCATGGCCGGCTTCACCGAGCGCAAGCAGGCCCTGCACGACATGATCTGCGACACCGTGGTGGTCGACAAATGGGCCTACACCGAGAACGAACACCTGCAGCAGGAGGGTTTGGGCACGCTCACCATCGTGATCCTGGTCGTCTCGGCGCTGCTCACCGTGGCCGCCATCGGCGTGGGTATCGCCATGATCGGGGTCATCGCCTCGTCCATGTCGTGACCCCACCCTCACACCGGGCCGCTTGACACGGGCGGCTCGGTCGTGATTCCTCTAATAAGAGAAAAAGCTGAACGCCCGGCGCATACCCGGGCGTTCAGTTTATGGAAATCGCCCGCTGCCCTTCACTAATGCGGCCATTTGCTCCACCCTAGCGCCCTCTCCCGGGCTGCTGCCCACAGAAATAATCTGACATGCCCAAGCACCTGCTCATCGTCGAATCGCCCGCCAAGGCCAAGACGATCAACAAATACCTCGGCAAGGACTTCACGGTCCTGGCCTCGTATGGGCATGTGCGCGACCTGGTGCCGAAGGAAGGCGCCGTCGATCCGAACAACAACTTCGCGATGCGCTACGACCTCATCGAGAAGAACGAGAAGCACGTCGATGCCATCGTCAAGGCCGCCAAGGGCGCCGACGACATCTTCCTGGCCACCGATCCGGATCGCGAGGGTGAGGCGATCAGCTGGCACATCGCCGAAATCCTCAAGGAACGCGGGCTGGTCAAGGACAAGCCGATGCAGCGCGTGGTCTTCACCGAGATCACCCCGCGCGCCATCAAGGAAGCCATGGGTCACCCGCGCGAGATCGCCGGCGACCTGGTGGATGCCCAGCAGGCACGCCGCGCACTGGACTATCTGGTGGGCTTCAACCTGTCCCCGGTGCTGTGGCGCAAGGTACAGCGCGGCCTGTCCGCCGGCCGCGTGCAGAGCCCGGCGCTGCGCATGATCGTCGAGCGCGAGGAGGAGATCGAAGCCTTCATCGCCCGCGAGTACTGGAGCATCGATGCCGCCTGCGCGCATCCTTCGCAGCCGTTCACCGCGCGCCTGACCAAGCTGGACGGCAAGAAGTTCGAACAGTTCACCGTGACCGACGGCGACACCGCCGAAGCCGCACGCCTGCGCATCCAGCAGGCCGCGCAGGGCGCGCTGCATGTCACCGACGTGGCCAGCAAGGAGCGCAAGCGCCGGCCGGCCCCGCCGTTCACCACCTCCACGCTGCAGCAGGAAGCCTCGCGCAAGCTGGGCTTCACCACCCGCAAGACCATGCAGGTGGCACAGAAGCTGTACGAAGGCGTGGCCATCGGCGAGGAAGAAGGCACCGTCGGCCTGATCTCGTACATGCGTACGGACTCGGTCAACCTGTCCCAGGATGCACTGGCCGAGATCCGCGACGTGATCGCCCGCGATTACGGCATCGCCTCGCTGCCCGACCAGCCCAACACCTACCAGACCAAGTCCAAGAACGCCCAGGAAGCGCATGAAGCGGTGCGCCCGACCTCGGCCCTGCGGACCCCTGCCCAGGTGGCGCGCTTCCTGACCGACGACGAGCGCAAGCTCTACGAACTGATCTGGAAGCGGGCCGTGGCCTGCCAGATGATCCCGGCCACGCTCAACACCGTGAGCGTGGACCTGTCGGCCGGCAGCGAACACGTGTTCCGCGCCAGCGGTACCACCGTGGTGGTGCCCGGCTTCCTGGCCGTGTACGAGGAAGGCAAGGACACCAAGAGCGCCGAAGACGACGACGAAGGCCGCAAGCTGCCGGCGATGAAGCCCGGCGACCGCGTGCCGCTCGATCGCATCGTGGCCGACCAGCATTTCACCCAGCCGCCGCCGCGCTTCACCGAAGCGGCGCTGGTCAAGGCGCTGGAAGAATATGGCATCGGCCGCCCGTCGACCTACGCCTCGATCATCCAGACCCTGCTGTTCCGCAAGTACGTGGAGATGGAAGGCCGCAGCTTCCGTCCGTCCGACGTCGGCCGTGCGGTGTCCAAGTTCCTGTCCAGCCACTTCACCCAGTACGTGGACTACGACTTCACCGCCAAGCTCGAAGACGAGCTCGACGCGGTGTCGCGTGGCGAGGAAGACTGGATTCCGCTGATGGCCCGTTTCTGGGACCCCTTCAGCAAGCTGGTTGAAGAAAAGAACGAATCGGTGGACCGCGCCGAAGCCAGTGGCGCGCGCGAACTCGGCACCGATCCCAAGACCGGCAAGCCGGTCAGCGTGCGGCTGGGTCGCTTCGGGCCGTACGCGGCGATCGGCAGCACTGCCGAGGATGCCGAAGACAAGCCCAAGTTCGCCTCGCTGCGCCCGGGCCAGTCGATGCACACCATTTCCCTGGAAGACGCGCTGGAGCTGTTCCTAATGCCGCGCGCGCTCGGCCAGGACAAGGACGAGGACGTCAGCGTCGGCATCGGCCGCTTCGGTCCGTTCGCCAAGCGCGGCAGCACCTATGCCTCGCTGAAGAAGGAAGACGATCCCTACACGATCGACCTGGCCCGTGCGGTGTTCCTGATCGAAGAGAAGGAAGAGATCGCGCGCAACCGGATCATCAAGGAATTCGAGGGCAGCGACATCCAGGTGTTGAACGGCCGCTTCGGCCCGTACATCAGCGATGGCAGGATGAACGGCAAGATCCCCAAGGATCGTGAGCCGGCCTCGCTGACCCTGGCCGAAGTGCAGCAGCTGATGGAAGAAACCGGCAAGCCGGTGCGCAAGGGCTTCGGCAAAAAGGCGGCCAAGAAGGTAGTGGCCAAGAAGGCCACGGTGAAGAAGGAGGCCGCGCCGAAGAAGGCGGCCGCCAAGAAGGCACCGGCGAAGAAAGCCGCCACCAAGAAGGCCGCAACGAAGAAAACCGCGACCAAGAAGGCGGCCACCAAGAAAGCTGCCAAGAAGACGGTCGCCAAGAAGGCCTGAGTGCCGCCACCGGCGCAGACCCACGCCCGGCGTGGATCTGCGCGGGGATCACCCGGTTGGCACGCCGGGGGCGGATAATACGGGCCTACGCCCACGCCTGCGCTGTTGCCGCCATGAACGAACTCACCCTGGATACCGCCCTGCCCGTGCTCCGCGCCGGCGGCGTAGTGGCTTACCCGACCGAGGCGGTCTGGGGCCTGGGCTGCGATCCCGCCCATGAGGCGGCGGTGATGAAGCTGCTGCAGCTCAAGCAGCGCCCGGTCGAGAAAGGCATGATCCTGGTGGCCGCCGACCTGGCCCAGCTGGACGACTGGGTGCGCCTGCAGGACTTGCCCGCGCAACGCCAGGCCGTGGTGCTGGCCAGCTGGCCCGGTGCGAACACCTGGATCCTGCCGGCCGGCCCACACGCGCCGCGCTGGATCACCGGCGCGCACAGCGGCATTGCCGTGCGCATCAGCGCGCACCCGTTG
This genomic interval carries:
- the def gene encoding peptide deformylase, whose amino-acid sequence is MAILPILEFPDPRLRTKAALIAAADVTTPAFQELIDDMFHTMYEAPGIGLAASQVDVHKRFMVIDVSEEKDTPRVFINPEIVANEGGQVYQEGCLSVPGIFADVTRANQITVRFLDRQGQPQELTTDGVLAVCIQHEMDHLDGKLFIDYLSPLKREMVRKKLAKARKHVA
- a CDS encoding LysM peptidoglycan-binding domain-containing protein, coding for MFERTRTVVAVAMLTVATYATAVEVNGGHPDTYVVRKGDTLWDISARFLKKPWLWPEIWQANPQVKNPHLIYPGDVLSLAYLDRVVAQPGPRREAPITGIPLDQVEPFLKQLSVVDDVKSLPFVAGLEDDRLRATSGQVAYVRGLEGAAVGQRWSVVRPTVRYALPKPTEDLTANGDVTPGSGNLWKDFFVPSKRNQTLGYELAQVNVGTVTKVASGKVDVTTIALQTQVGGREVRIGDRLVPVEANPYDLQFFPHVPAAQTEGLDIRVLAVADMFLSGGPRDIVAISAGSADGIDNGTVVSLWRQGRHVANRMKYPGSSRMDDSLSDGAGRITLPDEYAAHAMVFRTYDKVSYALVMEGVKPVLVGYAAKHPDAQ
- the dprA gene encoding DNA-processing protein DprA, whose protein sequence is MCETLLPDTRDALLRLVLAGGPLPPRRHLLQTHADPALALRAGPSSWRASGCTAEQCARLAHPDPAALARAHHWASQPGHHLLPIHSDDYPVLLRHHPQAPLVLFVQGDPAMLWHPGVAVVGSRTPSPSGAELAAEFAAAFARSGLSVVSGLAAGVDGRAHDAALRVPGGVTVAVVATGLDQTYPPRHATLQARIAQGGAVVSEYPPGTAPKAGQFPARNRLIAGLSLGTVVIEAALRSGALITARLAAEAGREVFALPGSVRNPRARGCHRLIREGVMLVEHPDEVIAGLTALAGTLGQALRSRLDAPTEQARPAPRRAPSFPDPNYQRLWQALDDNPTGMDSLIQRSGLTTAQLSAMLLVMELEGKVVAAYGRYCRKP
- a CDS encoding DUF494 family protein — translated: MKESILDVLLYLFEHYFSEDPDLVRDRDTLQNSLIQAGFSPTEIKKAFDWLDALADQRPAVNVARVDGPVRIYHGPELDKLDVEGRGFLMFLEQHGILDANQRELVLDRAMALDQDELDLDDLKWVVLMVLFNQPGSEAAYAWMETQMFIDEPEPLH
- a CDS encoding GYF domain-containing protein, producing MGQWFYAEGNRQQRGPLASDELIALYQSSRIAADTLVWRDGMAQWQPLREVADEIGLVLATPAPAAGTPAETDTPHVALPPQIPADSPPPGPVPAGPFPPVTSTAAPSMDAAPPRRGLSGCAIAGIVAGICGLVLVAVIGILAAIALPAYQDYVLRAKTAQAITALDPIKVQVSEFVQTHGRCPVNDDEGFQPAESYASDDLSAVRIGRFDNSHCGIEAELTVPAKAALDGKLLWLDYDPELHQWECTGEPDDKYLPQHCRG
- a CDS encoding RDD family protein, with the protein product MTEWYFADGQERQGPLTADEMRLRFQRAQISLTTLVWREGFAQWKPLSEAVDELQLQNLSSAAENLGSGFDLRGDYTAIDNGTAPLPGTGGGTYSPYTAPAAGSGLAGTGVVSGGHVVYAGFWKRYASYFIDSLVVSVVNIPISLIFNGIGAVSGNESLALVMSLVAMLAGLALGVAYYAGFHASAGGATLGKMAVGIKVVRGNGERLTLGRGIGRYFGFLLSSLTLMIGFIMAGFTERKQALHDMICDTVVVDKWAYTENEHLQQEGLGTLTIVILVVSALLTVAAIGVGIAMIGVIASSMS
- a CDS encoding DNA topoisomerase I; this encodes MPKHLLIVESPAKAKTINKYLGKDFTVLASYGHVRDLVPKEGAVDPNNNFAMRYDLIEKNEKHVDAIVKAAKGADDIFLATDPDREGEAISWHIAEILKERGLVKDKPMQRVVFTEITPRAIKEAMGHPREIAGDLVDAQQARRALDYLVGFNLSPVLWRKVQRGLSAGRVQSPALRMIVEREEEIEAFIAREYWSIDAACAHPSQPFTARLTKLDGKKFEQFTVTDGDTAEAARLRIQQAAQGALHVTDVASKERKRRPAPPFTTSTLQQEASRKLGFTTRKTMQVAQKLYEGVAIGEEEGTVGLISYMRTDSVNLSQDALAEIRDVIARDYGIASLPDQPNTYQTKSKNAQEAHEAVRPTSALRTPAQVARFLTDDERKLYELIWKRAVACQMIPATLNTVSVDLSAGSEHVFRASGTTVVVPGFLAVYEEGKDTKSAEDDDEGRKLPAMKPGDRVPLDRIVADQHFTQPPPRFTEAALVKALEEYGIGRPSTYASIIQTLLFRKYVEMEGRSFRPSDVGRAVSKFLSSHFTQYVDYDFTAKLEDELDAVSRGEEDWIPLMARFWDPFSKLVEEKNESVDRAEASGARELGTDPKTGKPVSVRLGRFGPYAAIGSTAEDAEDKPKFASLRPGQSMHTISLEDALELFLMPRALGQDKDEDVSVGIGRFGPFAKRGSTYASLKKEDDPYTIDLARAVFLIEEKEEIARNRIIKEFEGSDIQVLNGRFGPYISDGRMNGKIPKDREPASLTLAEVQQLMEETGKPVRKGFGKKAAKKVVAKKATVKKEAAPKKAAAKKAPAKKAATKKAATKKTATKKAATKKAAKKTVAKKA
- a CDS encoding Sua5/YciO/YrdC/YwlC family protein, yielding MNELTLDTALPVLRAGGVVAYPTEAVWGLGCDPAHEAAVMKLLQLKQRPVEKGMILVAADLAQLDDWVRLQDLPAQRQAVVLASWPGANTWILPAGPHAPRWITGAHSGIAVRISAHPLVAALCQAWGGPLVSTSANLAGKPPARTRAELDPALLPLLDGLVDGDTGGLAQPTPIRDALSGQVLRS